The following are from one region of the Dermacentor albipictus isolate Rhodes 1998 colony chromosome 5, USDA_Dalb.pri_finalv2, whole genome shotgun sequence genome:
- the LOC135905940 gene encoding vesicle transport protein SFT2A yields MDKLKRALSGGEERGDEEQGIVTQIVDTTSLSWSTRVKGFAICFVLGFVFSLVGSVFMAFPGGLRMFGVFYTLGNLTALGSTLFLMGPANQVKKMFAPTRAIATCVMLACLVLTLMAAFWWKNALLTIIFCIIQFIAMTWYSLSYIPFARDAVKKCFQSCIS; encoded by the exons ATGGACAAGCTGAAGAGAGCGCTGAGCGGCGGCGAGGAGCGTGGCGACGAAGAGCAAGGCATCGTGACTCAG ATCGTGGACACCACTAGTCTGAGCTGGTCAACGCGGGTGAAGGGGTTCGCCATCTGTTTCGTTCTGGGCTTCGTCTTTTCGCTGGTGGGCTCTGTATTCATGGCGTTCCCGGGCGGACTGAGGATGTTCGGCGTGTTCTACACCTTGGGAAACCTGACAGCGCTAGGCAGCACGCTGTTTCTCATGGGGCCCGCCAACCAAGTCAAGAAGATGTTCGCGCCCACGCGGGCCATCGCCACCTGCGTCATGTTG GCATGCCTGGTTCTCACACTCATGGCGGCATTTTGG TGGAAAAATGCATTGCTGACGATCATCTTCTGCATAATCCAGTTTATAGCCATGACGTGGTACTCCCTGTCATACATCCCGTTTGCTCG GGATGCTGTCAAGAAGTGCTTCCAATCGTGTATCAGCTGA
- the Mpcp2 gene encoding phosphate carrier protein, mitochondrial yields the protein MNNFSQLLETAKRSPFVRPFAARCDSSMDSTPVATTVVPRTFSACASDDPVEFGSLKYYALCGFGGILSCGITHTAIVPLDLVKCRIQTNPGKYKGIFQGFSITIKEEGARGLGRGWAPTAIGYSLQGLGKFGFYEVFKILYSNMLGEELSYLWRTSLYLAASASAEFFADIALCPMEACKVRIQTQPGCPPYLSKVAPMILRDEGLNGFYKGISPLWMRQIPYTMMKFACFERTVELLYKHVVPKPRDQCSKPEQLVVTFVAGYIAGVFCAIVSHPADTVVSKLNQEKGSTAIEAAKKLGMAGLWKGLTPRIIMIGTLTALQWFIYDGVKVWLRLPRPPPPEMPQSLKDKLAKAQQ from the exons ATGAACAATTTTAGTCAACTGTTGGAAACTGCGAAGAGGAGCCCGTTCGTGAGACCGTTTGCGGCGAGATGCGACTCGTCGATGGACTCGACGCCGGTGGCAACCACTGTGGTCCCAAGGACCTTCAGCGCTTGCGCCTCGGACG ACCCCGTCGAGTTCGGCTCACTGAAGTACTACGCCCTCTGCGGGTTTGGAGGAATCCTCAGCTGCGGAATCACCCATACCGCCATTGTCCCCCTGGATCTTGTTAAATGCAGAATCCAG ACCAACCCAGGGAAATACAAGGGCATATTTCAGGGGTTCAGTATAACAATCAAAGAGGAAGGTGCAAGAGGTCTTGGCCGAGGCTGGGCACCGACAGCCATTGGCTATTCTTTGCAAGGGCTTGGCAAGTTTGGCTTCTATGAAGTGTTCAAGATATTGTACAGCAACATGCTTGGAGAG GAACTGTCCTACCTGTGGCGGACGTCCCTCTACCTCGCGGCCAGTGCATCGGCAGAGTTTTTCGCCGACATTGCCTTGTGCCCAATGGAGGCCTGCAAAGTGCGCATCCAGACCCAGCCTGGCTGTCCCCCGTACCTCAGCAAGGTGGCACCCATGATCCTTAGGGATGAAGGGCTGAATGG GTTCTATAAGGGTATAAGCCCACTGTGGATGCGACAGATCCCATACACTATGATGAAGTTTGCCTGCTTCGAGCGCACCGTTGAGCTCCTCTACAAGCATGTGGTGCCCAAGCCACGGGACCAGTGTTCCAAGCCAGAGCAACTGGTGGTCACCTTCGTTGCTGGATATATTG CCGGTGTGTTCTGTGCCATTGTGTCCCACCCTGCTGACACTGTAGTGTCCAAGCTGAACCAGGAGAAGGGCAGCACTGCTATTGAGGCTGCGAAGAAACTCGGCATGGCCG GTCTCTGGAAAGGCCTGACGCCGCGTATCATCATGATTGGTACGCTTACAGCGCTGCAGTGGTTCATCTATGACGGTGTAAAGGTGTGGCTGCGCCTGCCACGACCCCCGCCCCCGGAGATGCCCCAGTCGCTGAAGGACAAGCTGGCCAAGGCTCAGCAGTGA